From Acidothermus cellulolyticus 11B, a single genomic window includes:
- a CDS encoding glycoside hydrolase family 9 protein codes for MVKPRVRRVWRQQVLRRRLLRFSAAASAAAVGSAALVVSGLGSAASAGVTAHYSLPLALQESLYFYDAQKSGPARSLGDQPLEWRGDSEPSDSCVPLQPMSKNVGTNLSATFIAANRAILDPDGNGCVDLSGGFHDAGDHVKFGLPQSYAASTLGWGMYEFPQAFRATGTWAHGLDELKWFSDYFLRSTFRDSSGKVVAFAYQVGEGSVDHNYWGPSELQSATLYPRPAYFATAETPASDQAAGAAAALAVHSLLVASSDPAYSAKLLDTAQALYAFAVQYRGLGYSGGFYNSSYDEDELAWAAVWLYLATGQRSYLTDILGTDAAGHYTGWMKRIVADTTNTWQNIWVMSWDTKWGGVFSVLDPIVNGDTTIPQAVRDQIHYFNKWQVQYWSHVPHDNASDTNFIATTPAGFAFLTTWGSARYNTAAQLEALAYRQNFPNDPQSTAFSDWAMGQMNYLMGDNPAKFSYIVGFGSTTPGVGSLVGGSATAASHPHHADAHGSLTNSQNDPPNDRHILWGALVGGPDAQDHPDDVTTDYVLNEVAVDYNAAFVGALAGLYTYYGQNQQMTAFTPVPEPAENPYYATATLNQNSNQGTQLTVTITNTATHPPHFESGLSARVYFDIRSLWQHGQTIADISTPVYYDAAAQIDGTPAKVSAPVRWGDASSCVYYVTIDWSGHPIGLPPSRAFQFGINAAIGPNWTYYWDSSTSYSLTGLAAGTYAATPDPYIPVYQNGTRVFGQEPPLDADEACGSGSSPSPAPSSTPTPTPTPSPSPTPTPSPTPTPSPTPTRTPTPSPSSSPTPTPTPTRTATPTPTPSSGALRCTVRYVKQSEWQNGATINVTITNGGTSAISGWSLVWSFPNSSQRVNGAWNATVNQSGTTVTASNPASAWNGTIGPSGSVSFGFNLAYSGSDPVPTAFSLNGSSCAVG; via the coding sequence ATGGTCAAGCCCAGGGTGCGCCGGGTCTGGCGGCAGCAGGTGCTGCGCCGGCGATTGCTGAGATTCAGCGCGGCAGCGAGCGCCGCGGCGGTCGGGTCCGCCGCTCTCGTGGTAAGTGGTCTCGGCTCGGCGGCGAGCGCCGGGGTCACGGCCCATTACTCCCTCCCGCTTGCCTTACAGGAATCGCTGTATTTTTACGACGCGCAAAAATCAGGTCCGGCCCGCAGCCTCGGTGACCAGCCGCTGGAATGGCGCGGCGACTCCGAGCCGTCGGATTCGTGCGTCCCGTTGCAGCCCATGTCGAAGAACGTCGGCACAAACCTGTCGGCCACCTTCATCGCAGCAAACCGCGCGATTCTCGACCCTGACGGCAACGGCTGTGTCGACCTCTCCGGCGGATTCCACGACGCCGGCGACCACGTGAAATTCGGTCTTCCGCAGTCGTACGCCGCCTCCACCCTCGGTTGGGGAATGTACGAATTTCCGCAGGCATTCCGTGCCACTGGCACCTGGGCGCACGGGCTGGACGAATTGAAGTGGTTCAGCGACTACTTCCTGCGGTCGACGTTCCGCGATTCCTCCGGCAAGGTTGTCGCGTTCGCGTACCAGGTCGGCGAGGGTTCCGTCGACCACAATTACTGGGGTCCCTCAGAGCTGCAGAGCGCCACGCTGTATCCCCGGCCGGCGTACTTTGCCACAGCGGAAACACCGGCGAGTGACCAAGCAGCCGGCGCCGCGGCAGCCCTCGCCGTCCACTCGCTGCTCGTCGCATCCAGCGACCCCGCCTATTCGGCCAAACTGCTCGACACCGCACAGGCGCTGTACGCGTTCGCCGTTCAGTACCGCGGTCTCGGCTACTCCGGCGGGTTCTACAACTCCAGCTACGACGAAGACGAACTGGCGTGGGCGGCGGTCTGGCTGTATCTGGCGACCGGCCAGCGTTCCTATCTCACCGACATTCTCGGCACGGACGCCGCCGGGCACTACACCGGATGGATGAAGCGCATCGTCGCCGATACCACTAACACATGGCAGAACATCTGGGTGATGTCGTGGGACACCAAATGGGGTGGGGTGTTCAGCGTCCTCGATCCGATCGTGAACGGCGACACGACGATCCCGCAAGCCGTGCGCGACCAGATCCACTACTTCAACAAGTGGCAGGTGCAGTACTGGTCGCATGTCCCGCACGACAATGCCTCCGACACGAACTTCATCGCCACGACTCCCGCCGGATTCGCTTTCCTCACCACCTGGGGATCCGCTCGGTACAACACGGCCGCGCAACTGGAAGCCCTGGCGTACCGGCAGAATTTTCCGAACGACCCCCAGTCGACCGCATTCAGCGACTGGGCCATGGGGCAAATGAACTACCTCATGGGTGACAATCCGGCGAAGTTCTCGTACATCGTTGGTTTCGGTTCGACGACCCCGGGCGTCGGCTCGCTCGTCGGCGGATCCGCGACCGCCGCGTCGCACCCGCACCACGCCGACGCGCACGGCTCGCTCACCAACAGTCAGAACGACCCGCCCAACGACCGGCACATTCTCTGGGGGGCGCTCGTCGGCGGCCCAGATGCCCAGGATCATCCCGACGACGTGACGACCGATTACGTCCTCAACGAGGTGGCCGTGGACTACAACGCGGCATTCGTCGGCGCATTGGCCGGACTGTACACGTACTACGGCCAGAACCAGCAAATGACCGCCTTCACCCCGGTTCCCGAGCCAGCGGAGAATCCGTACTACGCCACCGCGACGCTCAATCAGAATTCCAACCAGGGAACCCAATTGACGGTGACTATCACGAATACCGCGACCCACCCACCGCACTTCGAGAGCGGCCTGAGCGCACGGGTGTACTTCGACATCCGATCCCTCTGGCAGCACGGTCAAACGATTGCTGACATATCGACACCGGTGTACTACGACGCGGCCGCGCAAATCGACGGAACACCGGCGAAAGTCAGTGCACCAGTCCGGTGGGGCGACGCGTCCAGTTGCGTCTACTACGTGACAATCGACTGGTCGGGACATCCCATCGGTTTGCCGCCCTCGCGGGCATTCCAATTCGGCATCAACGCAGCGATCGGCCCGAATTGGACCTACTACTGGGATTCGTCGACGTCCTACAGCCTGACCGGTCTTGCGGCGGGAACGTACGCCGCGACTCCGGATCCGTACATCCCGGTGTACCAGAACGGGACCCGGGTCTTCGGACAGGAACCGCCGCTGGACGCCGACGAGGCGTGCGGCTCCGGCTCGTCGCCGAGCCCCGCGCCGTCCAGTACGCCGACGCCGACGCCGACACCATCACCGAGCCCGACACCAACGCCGAGCCCGACTCCGACGCCGAGTCCGACGCCGACTCGGACGCCGACGCCATCACCGAGCTCGAGCCCGACGCCAACGCCTACCCCAACGCGTACCGCGACACCAACCCCGACACCGTCAAGCGGCGCGTTGCGGTGCACCGTACGCTACGTGAAACAAAGTGAGTGGCAGAACGGCGCCACCATCAACGTCACGATTACGAACGGCGGCACCTCCGCGATTTCTGGCTGGAGCCTCGTCTGGTCGTTCCCGAATTCGTCGCAACGCGTCAACGGGGCGTGGAACGCAACGGTCAATCAGAGCGGAACGACCGTCACGGCAAGCAATCCCGCCAGTGCGTGGAACGGCACCATTGGCCCGAGCGGTTCGGTCAGTTTCGGCTTTAACCTCGCGTACTCCGGCAGCGATCCGGTGCCGACCGCGTTCAGCCTCAATGGCAGTTCGTGCGCCGTCGGATAA
- a CDS encoding glycosyltransferase family 4 protein has translation MGRLLVISNDFPPRPGGIQAFVHAIVTRLAARGCQVTVYAPAWPGAAEFDAAQPYPVVRHPTSLMLPTPDVARRARSLLAATQADTVWFGAAAPLGFLAPLLRRSGARRIVASTHGHELAWLRFPGARQLFVHLARRLDVLTYLGAYTHRRLARAIGPGARLARLSPGVDPAVFHPGVDGSAVRRRHRLGDDPVVVCVSRLVPRKGQDMLIRALTPLRRRIPGARLLLVGDGPYRSRLQQLAARYAVSDAVVFAGAVSWSELPAYYAAGNVFAMPCRDRWFHLDVEGFGIVYLEAAATGLPVVAGTSGGAPEAVPPGGGVVVDGRDPAALVDVLAELLSDPKRAAEMGEAARAWVVAHATWDAAAARLAQLLDGEPVES, from the coding sequence GTGGGACGGTTGCTCGTCATCTCCAACGACTTTCCGCCCCGGCCGGGTGGCATTCAGGCCTTCGTCCACGCCATCGTCACCCGGTTGGCCGCGCGCGGCTGCCAGGTCACGGTGTACGCGCCGGCTTGGCCGGGGGCGGCGGAGTTCGATGCCGCCCAGCCATACCCGGTGGTTCGTCATCCGACGTCGCTCATGCTCCCGACGCCGGACGTTGCCCGCCGGGCCCGCTCCCTCCTGGCAGCCACTCAGGCCGACACGGTCTGGTTCGGCGCCGCCGCGCCGCTTGGCTTCCTGGCACCGCTCCTCCGACGCTCCGGAGCACGCCGGATCGTCGCAAGCACCCACGGGCATGAGCTCGCCTGGCTCCGCTTCCCCGGCGCGCGGCAGCTCTTCGTGCACCTCGCCCGCCGCCTCGACGTCCTCACCTACCTTGGGGCGTACACGCACCGACGGCTGGCTCGAGCCATCGGCCCGGGTGCGCGGCTTGCCCGGCTCAGCCCGGGTGTCGATCCGGCCGTCTTCCATCCCGGCGTCGACGGCAGCGCTGTCCGCCGCCGCCACCGGCTCGGAGACGACCCCGTCGTCGTCTGCGTCTCCCGGCTGGTGCCGCGCAAGGGCCAGGACATGTTGATCCGCGCGCTCACACCCCTTCGGCGGCGGATTCCCGGCGCGCGTCTCCTCCTTGTCGGCGACGGGCCGTACCGGTCTCGGTTGCAGCAGCTCGCCGCCCGCTACGCCGTGTCGGACGCGGTGGTGTTCGCCGGGGCGGTGTCCTGGTCGGAACTGCCGGCCTACTACGCCGCCGGGAACGTCTTCGCCATGCCGTGTCGTGATCGCTGGTTCCACTTGGACGTCGAAGGATTCGGCATCGTCTACCTGGAAGCAGCCGCGACCGGGCTTCCCGTCGTCGCCGGAACGTCGGGCGGAGCACCCGAAGCGGTTCCGCCGGGCGGCGGTGTCGTGGTCGACGGCCGTGATCCGGCCGCCTTGGTGGACGTCCTCGCCGAGCTTCTCTCCGACCCCAAGCGCGCGGCCGAAATGGGTGAGGCCGCCCGGGCCTGGGTCGTCGCGCACGCGACCTGGGACGCCGCGGCGGCGCGGCTCGCGCAGCTGCTCGACGGCGAGCCGGTCGAGTCGTGA
- a CDS encoding cytochrome c oxidase subunit 3 → MATATTVGKSHAHGSFTRPSLVSVGTIVWLSSELMFFAALFAIYFTIRSVQPVWPMPVRGPGTPPVKLETGFDGIITIVLVLSSVTCQLGVFAAEERRLRRSGSIFRVSSWGLREWYLLTLLMGAVFVAGQCYEYSRYVTDYHEGLNGMTISSSAYGSIFYLATGFHAMHVTGGLIAFVLLMLRLSKGRFTPEKVTSAVVVSYYWHFVDVVWIGLFSTIFLIK, encoded by the coding sequence GTGGCAACCGCAACGACCGTGGGCAAGAGTCACGCCCATGGGTCTTTCACCCGTCCCAGTCTGGTCAGCGTCGGCACCATCGTGTGGCTCTCCTCCGAGCTCATGTTCTTCGCCGCGCTGTTCGCCATCTACTTCACGATTCGCTCGGTCCAGCCGGTCTGGCCGATGCCGGTCCGCGGGCCAGGCACGCCGCCGGTCAAGCTCGAGACCGGATTCGACGGCATCATCACGATCGTCCTGGTGCTCTCCAGCGTGACCTGCCAGCTGGGCGTCTTCGCCGCCGAGGAACGGCGTCTGCGCCGCAGCGGGTCGATTTTCCGGGTCTCGTCGTGGGGACTCCGCGAGTGGTATCTGCTCACCCTCCTGATGGGCGCGGTGTTCGTCGCGGGGCAGTGCTACGAGTACAGCCGGTATGTGACCGACTACCACGAGGGCCTGAATGGGATGACGATTTCGTCATCCGCCTATGGTTCGATTTTCTACCTCGCCACCGGATTCCACGCGATGCACGTCACCGGTGGGCTCATCGCCTTCGTCCTGCTCATGCTGCGGCTCTCCAAGGGGCGCTTCACCCCAGAGAAAGTGACCAGTGCGGTTGTGGTGTCTTACTACTGGCACTTCGTCGACGTGGTGTGGATCGGGCTCTTCTCGACAATCTTCCTCATCAAATAG
- a CDS encoding NlpC/P60 family protein: MAPSLLRPTLAGLAVVLGVSLSVGSASADPQSTAADAQTRLASLADQAELLIEQYNAANDRLQAAERRVQSSQSAVSRAEQQVAAARTTVAGLAVVAYQAGDTGVLEALLVSGDPQLALSRVQTLTLLLSQRQSALRDLQAAQVHLTQLRRQAAQDVAAIAALRDSLAAQRSRIEKLVARQQALVAAQQAAARQQAAAQAAAEARARAAQQQVTRSAPRVALDLPAPAGAGAAAIAVRYAYAQLGKPYRWGGAGPSSFDCSGLTMRAWEAAGVSLPHNAAAQYAVTPHVSLSALQPGDLIFFGHPIHHVGIYIGNGEMIEAPYTGTTVRITNFGYRHDIVGASRP; this comes from the coding sequence GTGGCGCCTTCCCTCCTGCGGCCGACGCTTGCCGGCTTGGCGGTCGTTCTCGGCGTGTCGCTCTCCGTCGGCAGCGCCTCCGCCGATCCGCAGAGCACGGCGGCCGATGCGCAGACCAGACTTGCCAGCCTCGCTGACCAGGCCGAACTGCTCATCGAGCAATACAACGCAGCTAATGATCGGCTGCAAGCCGCCGAGCGGCGCGTGCAGTCGTCGCAGTCGGCGGTGAGCCGCGCCGAACAGCAGGTCGCCGCGGCGCGGACGACAGTCGCCGGCCTTGCGGTCGTTGCGTACCAGGCAGGGGACACCGGCGTCCTCGAAGCGCTCCTCGTCAGCGGCGATCCGCAGCTCGCCCTCAGCCGCGTGCAGACCCTCACCCTTCTCCTCAGCCAAAGGCAGTCCGCCTTGCGTGACCTGCAGGCCGCGCAGGTCCACCTCACCCAGCTGCGCCGGCAGGCCGCCCAGGACGTCGCCGCCATCGCGGCGTTACGAGACTCCCTCGCGGCTCAGCGCAGTCGGATCGAAAAGCTCGTGGCCCGTCAGCAGGCGCTGGTCGCCGCGCAGCAGGCCGCCGCCAGGCAGCAGGCCGCTGCGCAGGCCGCAGCGGAAGCCCGGGCCCGGGCGGCTCAGCAGCAGGTCACCCGGTCCGCGCCGCGGGTTGCGCTCGACCTGCCCGCGCCGGCGGGTGCGGGAGCGGCGGCGATCGCCGTCCGGTATGCGTACGCCCAGCTCGGCAAGCCGTACCGCTGGGGTGGCGCCGGCCCGTCGTCGTTCGACTGCTCCGGGCTGACCATGCGTGCCTGGGAGGCGGCGGGCGTCTCGCTGCCTCACAACGCGGCGGCGCAGTACGCCGTGACGCCGCACGTGTCGTTGTCCGCGCTGCAACCGGGCGATCTGATCTTCTTCGGGCATCCGATCCACCACGTCGGCATCTACATCGGCAACGGCGAGATGATCGAAGCTCCGTACACCGGCACGACCGTGCGCATCACCAACTTCGGGTATCGCCATGACATCGTCGGCGCTTCCCGCCCGTAG
- a CDS encoding response regulator: MAAEQPTTVLLVDDHDLIRQGLRRAFERAGDFTVVGEAGSVAEALACATRHQPDVVVIDVRLPDGSGLDVARELRRQRPDVGIVVLTMYAGDEQLFGALEAGASAFVAKDAPAEDVVSAARHALVSPRSFSAADLAGAMRRRMNPSGPQLTPREREVLQLMADGLGVSAIARQLFISESTTKTHVSKLYEKLGAANRAQALMAAIRLGLLEPDDVS, translated from the coding sequence ATGGCAGCTGAGCAGCCGACGACCGTACTTCTCGTCGACGATCACGATCTGATCCGGCAGGGCCTGCGCCGCGCCTTCGAACGAGCCGGAGATTTCACAGTGGTCGGTGAGGCCGGCAGTGTCGCCGAAGCCCTCGCATGCGCGACGCGGCATCAGCCGGACGTCGTTGTGATCGACGTCCGGCTGCCGGATGGCAGCGGCCTGGACGTGGCGCGCGAACTCCGCCGGCAGCGCCCGGACGTCGGGATCGTGGTGCTCACCATGTACGCCGGCGACGAACAGCTCTTCGGAGCACTCGAGGCAGGGGCATCTGCGTTCGTCGCGAAGGATGCGCCCGCCGAGGACGTGGTGAGCGCGGCCCGGCACGCGCTTGTCTCGCCGAGGTCGTTCTCCGCCGCTGACCTTGCCGGTGCCATGCGCCGTCGCATGAACCCGTCCGGTCCGCAGTTGACCCCTCGGGAACGGGAGGTCCTGCAGCTGATGGCCGACGGCCTTGGCGTCAGCGCCATCGCCCGGCAGCTGTTCATCAGCGAGTCGACGACCAAGACCCACGTGTCGAAGCTGTACGAGAAGTTGGGGGCGGCGAATCGCGCCCAGGCGCTCATGGCGGCCATCCGCCTGGGGCTGTTGGAACCGGACGACGTGAGCTAG
- a CDS encoding DEDD exonuclease domain-containing protein produces MTSGPGPGFRQTTIDDLDTPLRDVTFVVVDLETTGGAPGTGAITELAAVKVRGGEVLGELQTLVNPGRPIPPFITVLTGITDAMVAPAPPIDAVLPTFLEFATGSVLVAHNAPFDVGFLRAACAAAGYDWPEFEVLDTARLARRVLTREEAPNCTLATLARVFRAKTTPNHRALADVYATIDVLHGLLERLGSFGVGSLADVRTFSAKVTATQRQKRHLAERLPHAPGVYLFRDRQGRVLYVGKAKDLRQRVRSYFTAAETRGRIVDMLRVAEDVTPIVCATELEAEIREVRLIAEHKPAYNRRSKFPERTWWVKLTDERFPRLAVVHTVRNDAATYLGPFNVRESALLAVEALQDAFPIRRCPDRLGPRTRRPPCAWFELGRCGAPCTGAQSPDAYRSVVAAVHRAMTSDPSEVVAAALRRITPLAAAQRYEEAVPIRDRLVAYLHAVGRAQRLAALAGCRQIVAARPGPDGAWDVAVIRHGRLAGAGLIPAGEPEVDRQLTAIVATASTSLPRGVGITAYADAEEMELLLRWLDQPGVRLLDVEGTWAIPINGGLASNHVRIAA; encoded by the coding sequence GTGACGAGCGGTCCTGGGCCGGGGTTCCGGCAAACCACGATCGACGATCTCGACACACCGCTGCGGGACGTCACGTTCGTCGTCGTCGACCTGGAGACGACAGGTGGTGCGCCCGGAACCGGAGCCATCACGGAGCTCGCCGCCGTGAAGGTCCGCGGCGGTGAGGTGCTCGGTGAGTTACAGACGCTGGTCAACCCGGGCCGGCCGATTCCGCCGTTCATCACCGTGCTCACCGGCATCACCGACGCGATGGTCGCCCCCGCACCACCGATTGACGCCGTCCTGCCGACATTCCTGGAATTCGCGACCGGCAGCGTTCTGGTTGCCCATAACGCGCCGTTTGACGTCGGTTTCCTCCGCGCCGCCTGTGCCGCCGCCGGTTATGACTGGCCGGAGTTCGAGGTCCTCGACACGGCACGACTGGCCCGCAGAGTCCTCACCCGGGAGGAAGCGCCGAATTGCACCCTCGCCACGCTGGCGCGGGTGTTCAGGGCGAAAACCACGCCGAATCACCGGGCGCTCGCCGACGTATACGCGACCATCGACGTCCTGCACGGCCTGCTCGAACGATTGGGCTCCTTCGGCGTCGGGTCCCTGGCCGACGTGCGAACCTTCAGCGCCAAGGTCACCGCGACGCAACGCCAGAAACGCCACCTCGCCGAGCGGCTGCCGCACGCGCCCGGCGTCTACCTGTTCCGGGACCGTCAGGGCCGGGTGCTGTATGTCGGAAAAGCCAAGGACCTTCGACAGCGGGTGCGCAGCTATTTCACGGCAGCGGAGACCCGCGGGCGGATCGTCGACATGCTCCGCGTCGCCGAGGACGTCACACCCATCGTCTGCGCCACCGAGCTCGAAGCAGAAATTCGCGAAGTGCGGCTCATCGCCGAACACAAGCCTGCGTACAACCGGCGATCGAAATTCCCGGAGCGGACCTGGTGGGTGAAGCTCACCGATGAACGCTTCCCACGGCTTGCCGTCGTCCATACGGTTCGCAACGACGCAGCCACCTACCTCGGACCGTTCAATGTCCGGGAGAGCGCGCTCCTGGCGGTGGAGGCGCTGCAGGACGCCTTCCCCATCCGCCGATGCCCCGACCGGCTCGGACCCCGAACCCGCCGACCGCCCTGTGCATGGTTCGAACTCGGCCGGTGCGGCGCGCCGTGCACCGGTGCGCAATCGCCGGACGCGTACCGGTCGGTGGTCGCCGCGGTCCACCGGGCGATGACGAGCGACCCCTCAGAGGTTGTCGCCGCCGCGCTGCGCCGCATCACCCCGCTGGCCGCGGCGCAACGATACGAAGAAGCTGTCCCGATCCGCGATCGGCTCGTCGCCTATCTGCATGCTGTCGGGCGCGCACAGCGGCTCGCCGCACTCGCCGGTTGCCGACAGATCGTCGCCGCCCGACCTGGTCCGGACGGCGCATGGGACGTCGCCGTCATTCGCCACGGCCGCCTCGCCGGGGCCGGTCTGATACCAGCCGGCGAGCCGGAGGTTGACCGCCAGCTCACCGCGATCGTCGCGACCGCGAGCACCTCCCTGCCACGGGGTGTCGGGATCACGGCCTATGCCGACGCGGAAGAGATGGAGCTGCTCCTGCGCTGGCTCGACCAGCCCGGCGTCCGCCTGCTCGACGTCGAGGGAACATGGGCGATCCCCATCAACGGCGGCCTTGCGTCGAACCACGTCCGGATAGCCGCCTAG
- a CDS encoding Lrp/AsnC family transcriptional regulator: MITAIVLIKTRVDRVPEVAEQIADLPGVTEVYSVTGEFDLVALVRVRQHEELARVIPARLNKVDGVTATETLVAFRTYSRHDLEAAFSLGLDEET; the protein is encoded by the coding sequence GTGATCACAGCAATCGTCTTGATCAAGACGCGGGTGGACCGAGTCCCCGAAGTCGCCGAACAGATCGCCGACCTGCCGGGGGTGACCGAGGTGTACTCGGTGACCGGCGAGTTCGATCTCGTCGCGCTCGTCCGGGTCCGGCAGCACGAGGAACTCGCTCGCGTCATCCCCGCCCGGCTGAACAAGGTGGACGGCGTCACCGCCACGGAGACCCTCGTCGCGTTCCGCACCTATTCGCGGCACGACCTTGAGGCGGCGTTCTCCCTCGGGCTTGACGAGGAGACCTAG
- the trpD gene encoding anthranilate phosphoribosyltransferase → MTADTPSWPEVLSALLARRDLTEAEAAWAMHQIMSGEATDAQIAAFAVALRAKGESAEEVSGLSSVMLALAAPVPPIGEALDIVGSGGDRAHTVNISTMAAIVAAATGVVVAKHGNRAASSACGSADLLEALGVAIDLDGAGVARCIERAGIGFCFAPVFHPSLRYAAVARREIGIPTVFNFLGPLTNPARPTASAVGVADPRMAPVVAGVLARRGMRALVFRGDDGLDELTVTTTSTVWVVRDGSVQEVAFDPRAVGIEPADTAALRGADARHNAAVARAVLSGERGPIRDAVLLNAAAGLTAFDTPRPDQLVDQISAAMTRCAAAIDTGKAAQLLDAWVEASQAARGVDADRS, encoded by the coding sequence ATGACTGCCGACACGCCGAGCTGGCCGGAGGTGCTCTCCGCTCTGCTGGCGCGCCGTGATTTGACCGAAGCGGAAGCCGCCTGGGCGATGCACCAGATCATGAGCGGAGAGGCGACGGACGCCCAGATCGCCGCGTTCGCCGTGGCGTTGCGGGCCAAGGGGGAGAGTGCCGAGGAGGTATCGGGGCTGTCGTCTGTGATGCTTGCCCTCGCTGCGCCGGTGCCGCCGATCGGGGAGGCGCTGGACATCGTCGGATCGGGCGGCGACCGGGCCCACACGGTGAACATCTCCACCATGGCGGCGATCGTGGCCGCGGCCACCGGCGTTGTTGTTGCCAAACACGGCAACCGGGCGGCGTCCTCGGCCTGCGGTTCGGCCGACCTTCTCGAAGCGCTCGGCGTGGCGATCGATCTGGACGGCGCCGGGGTGGCGCGCTGCATTGAGCGAGCCGGTATTGGGTTCTGTTTCGCCCCGGTGTTTCACCCGTCGCTGCGGTACGCGGCCGTGGCCCGCCGCGAGATCGGGATTCCGACGGTCTTCAATTTCCTCGGGCCGCTCACGAATCCGGCGCGTCCGACGGCGAGCGCGGTCGGGGTGGCTGATCCGCGGATGGCCCCGGTGGTGGCCGGTGTGCTCGCACGCCGCGGCATGCGGGCGCTGGTGTTCCGCGGCGATGACGGGCTCGACGAATTGACCGTGACGACGACGTCCACGGTCTGGGTGGTGCGCGACGGTTCCGTGCAGGAGGTCGCGTTCGACCCGCGGGCGGTGGGAATCGAGCCGGCCGACACCGCGGCGCTTCGTGGCGCAGATGCCCGGCACAATGCGGCGGTCGCCCGCGCGGTGCTCTCCGGTGAGCGGGGGCCGATCAGGGACGCCGTCCTGCTGAACGCCGCGGCCGGGTTGACGGCGTTCGACACGCCGCGTCCGGATCAGCTGGTCGACCAGATCTCGGCGGCGATGACCCGATGCGCCGCCGCTATCGATACCGGTAAGGCGGCTCAGTTGCTCGATGCCTGGGTGGAGGCAAGTCAGGCGGCGCGAGGCGTTGATGCGGATCGCTCGTAG